In Brassica napus cultivar Da-Ae chromosome A3, Da-Ae, whole genome shotgun sequence, the sequence ttgtgttcCAGTGAGTTAATACCCATTTACCATTATCgagagaaatattttttttttttttttgaacacacatCGAGAGGAAGATAAAAGCATAAATAACAGATAAAAAGTTTATACTTTTCAGAGTAAATTAGAGCGAAAGGTTTTCATCTCTTTTCAACCTGATCGGCTAAATTTAAGtgaaaataagaataaacaTGTTTACTCTAATATTTGCTGCGTTACTTTATACCTTATAATCACACTCTAactagtttttttcttaaatactaACTCAAATTGATTAGTTGTTGACTCAATTTGGTATGTCTGacttgcataaaattaataagatAATAGTATGACTGAAACTGTTGACTCAACATGAACGTAACGTTcgtaataatataatatgacAAGCAATAAACAAATTAGTTGTTGACTCAAATTGCCTTTATATACGACCATCAATATCGATGGAGAAATCAAACTAAAATAACAATGGCTTTACATCTACTCCTCGTTCTATCTTCTTATATGTTTTTAACGCAAGTGGTTGAAGGAAACCTTGATGTGAGATTCTACAACTCCTACTGTGTGTTCAATTTCTTAAGATttgatatttttcaattttcattTGAATTCATTTTCTAATCAATTTTACAGGATTTTGATTGTGTTGATGTATACAAACAACCAGCTTTCCAACATCCATTGCTGAAACACCATAAGATTCAGGTATGGTGGTCCTCTTGGTtcaattaaatatgaaataatctTTTAAGAGCATGATCTTCTAAAATAAATTCTAATCCTTTTATTGTGTGTAAAACTACAGGAAATTTTCAACCTGGATGAAATTCTTGATAGAAAAAATGAATATGAAACGAATTATCAAAGTTGTCCAAAAGGAACAGTGCCActcttaaaacaaataaatggaACTAAGAGCGTTCATCTTGACACAGTCGAGTATCCGGGCCAACACGTAAAACTTCTTCTTTTCATTATGCACAATAAGATTATACTACAATTCTGATCACTAACTCAATTAGACAGTTTTCTGGAACAGATAAAATTTGACTTTCCCTTTTGTAGATAGTCACGTTGTTGCCTTCTTAATTACTACTAGCCTTGTTGATTATAATACAATTGAGtcaatttttttggaaattaacTGTCAATTTTGGTGAGTACAGTTTGCAACAAtcgagaccgttttggatgggAGCATATATCGAGGAGCACAAGCTAACATAAGTCTTCATAGCTTAAATCTGCAGGAAAACCAGTACAGTAAAAGTCAAATTTGGTTAGAGAATGGACCCCGTAATGAACTCAATAGCATTCAAGTTGGTTGGGCAGTAAGTTACTATCgaacttttgttttttacaaCTGAAATATGTGTTactatcattaaaaaaataatataaatgtgtTATTATCATTAGATTCACGTATGAATATTTAATGAACTTTTCACCTAAACTGTAGAATATTGATTTTAAACTGTAAAAGAATTTACTAtaattttttcttctcatttaATTCTTACagatatattaatacaaatgtataaaatatgttataaattaaatttacaataaaaattttatggTTCCAACCAGTTATCCACATTAACATGTATTTTTGGATATAGTATGTTTCATcatgttttttataattttctttaggTACATCCAAGATTGTATGGTGACACTCGCACGAGATTTACAATGTACTGGACCGTAAGTAAATCAACTATTTTAGCTATTATGTTTCTTTATACATTGCAAACCATTAAACAGTTCGTGATTAGTTAAAACCAAGTCTAGCCTTGGTCTTTCTCCTTCCATAGTATCTTGCCTTCTAATTCTTTTTAGTATATCAGGCGGATGGTTATAAAAACTCTGGATGCTATAACATACAATGTCCTGGCTTTGTTATTGTAACTCAAATCCCTTGGATTGGAAAAGCGTTTTCTAGAACCTCTATTTATGGTAGTAATGAATCAGTTTCTTTCACACCGCAAGTATTCCAGGTAAATTTCTATACAATAAAGCGCTTATacaataatgatttttttttgaaaaagatgttaaaaattcaattttgttttatttcataatattcttaaaaaaagttcttcttttaaattaaaattttagtgttTTCTATACATTTTTACTATTCACaataagttttaaatttataaaataataattgtatattgatttagaattatttgaaatattt encodes:
- the LOC125606869 gene encoding uncharacterized protein LOC125606869 isoform X2, whose product is MALHLLLVLSSYMFLTQVVEGNLDDFDCVDVYKQPAFQHPLLKHHKIQEIFNLDEILDRKNEYETNYQSCPKGTVPLLKQINGTKSVHLDTVEYPGQHFATIETVLDGSIYRGAQANISLHSLNLQENQYSKSQIWLENGPRNELNSIQVGWAVHPRLYGDTRTRFTMYWTDGISGNWGLKILNEVIGYWPKELFTHLNEGASLIRFGGNTFMSPDGISPPMGNGYFPVIDFQKSSYFLHVKVKNSNYQLVDIEDGKTRLYSDSYQCYRLTYWGYFKSNGVSFSFGGPGGDCGT
- the LOC125606869 gene encoding uncharacterized protein LOC125606869 isoform X3 — its product is MALHLLLVLSSYMFLTQVVEGNLDDFDCVDVYKQPAFQHPLLKHHKIQFATIETVLDGSIYRGAQANISLHSLNLQENQYSKSQIWLENGPRNELNSIQVGWAVHPRLYGDTRTRFTMYWTADGYKNSGCYNIQCPGFVIVTQIPWIGKAFSRTSIYGSNESVSFTPQVFQDGISGNWGLKILNEVIGYWPKELFTHLNEGASLIRFGGNTFMSPDGISPPMGNGYFPVIDFQKSSYFLHVKVKNSNYQLVDIEDGKTRLYSDSYQCYRLTYWGYFKSNGVSFSFGGPGGDCGT
- the LOC125606869 gene encoding uncharacterized protein LOC125606869 isoform X1, with product MALHLLLVLSSYMFLTQVVEGNLDDFDCVDVYKQPAFQHPLLKHHKIQEIFNLDEILDRKNEYETNYQSCPKGTVPLLKQINGTKSVHLDTVEYPGQHFATIETVLDGSIYRGAQANISLHSLNLQENQYSKSQIWLENGPRNELNSIQVGWAVHPRLYGDTRTRFTMYWTADGYKNSGCYNIQCPGFVIVTQIPWIGKAFSRTSIYGSNESVSFTPQVFQDGISGNWGLKILNEVIGYWPKELFTHLNEGASLIRFGGNTFMSPDGISPPMGNGYFPVIDFQKSSYFLHVKVKNSNYQLVDIEDGKTRLYSDSYQCYRLTYWGYFKSNGVSFSFGGPGGDCGT